In Tenrec ecaudatus isolate mTenEca1 chromosome 5, mTenEca1.hap1, whole genome shotgun sequence, the following are encoded in one genomic region:
- the CRELD1 gene encoding protein disulfide isomerase CRELD1: MAPRRPLSGLLPALLGGLSLFLSLPGPVWPQPPAPPQASPPPEPHPCHTCRGLVDSFNQGLERTIRDNFGGGNTAWEEEKLSKYKDSETRLVEVLETVCSKSDLECHRLLELSEELVEAWWFHEQQEAPDLFQWLCSDSLKLCCPSGTFGPSCLACPGGAEKPCGGHGQCEGEGTRGGSGRCSCQAGYGGEACSQCGLGYFEAERNASHLVCSACFGPCARCSGPEESNCLQCRTGWALHHLKCVDIDECGTERASCGADQFCVNTEGSYECRDCAKACLGCMGAGPGRCKKCSPGYQQVGSKCLDVDECETEVCPGANEQCENTEGGYRCVCAEGYVQMEGICVKEQVPESAGFFSEVTEDELVVLQQMFFGVIICALATLAAKGDLVFTAIFIGAVAAMTGYWLSERSDRVLEGFIKGR, from the exons ATGGCTCCGCGGCGGCCCCTGAGCGGCCTGCTCCCAGCCCTGCTCGGTGGTCTCAGCCTCTTCCTCAGCCTTCCAGGACCTGTGTGGCCTCAACCGCCCGCGCCTCCCCAGGCTTCCCCTCCGCCCGAGCCCCACCCCTGCCACACCTGCCGGGGGCTGGTCGACAGTTTCAACCAG GGCCTGGAGAGAACCATCCGGGACAACTTCGGAGGAGGAAACACAGCCTGGGAAGAAGAGAAGTTGTCCAAATATAAAGATAG TGAGACCCGTCTGGTGGAGGTGCTGGAGACTGTGTGCAGCAAGTCGGACTTGGAGTGCCACCGCCTGCTGGAGCTGAGTGAGGAGCTGGTGGAGGCCTGGTGGTTCCACGA gcaGCAGGAGGCCCCTGACCTCTTCCAGTGGCTCTGCTCAGATTCCCTGAAGCTCTGCTGCCCCTCTGGCACGTTCGGGCCTTCCTGCCTTG CTTGCCCCGGAGGTGCAGAGAAGCCCTGCGGTGGACACGGACAGTGTGAAGGAGAAGGGACCCGAGGGGGCAGCGGCCGCTGCAGCTGTCAAGCTGGCTATGGGGGCGAGGCCTGTAGCCAGTGTGGCCTTGGCTATTTCGAGGCCGAGCGCAACGCCAGCCATCTGGTATGTTCGG CTTGTTTTGGCCCGTGTGCCCGCTGCTCAGGACCTGAGGAATCCAACTGCTTGCAATGCAGGacagggtgggcgctgcaccacCTCAAGTGTGTCG ACATTGACGAGTGTGGCACAGAGCGTGCCAGCTGTGGTGCTGACCAGTTCTGCGTGAACACAGAGGGCTCCTATGAGTGCCGAG ACTGTGCCAAGGCCTGCCTGGGTTGCATGGGGGCAGGCCCTGGCCGCTGTAAGAAGTGTAGCCCTGGCTACCAGCAGGTGGGCTCCAAGTGTCTTG ATGTGGACGAGTGTGAGACAGAGGTGTGTCCAGGAGCCAACGAGCAGTGTGAGAACACAGAGGGTGGCTACCGCTGTGTCTGTGCCGAGGGCTATGTGCAGATGGAGGGCATATGTGTGAAGGAGCAGGTCCCAG AGTCGGCAGGCTTCTTCTCGGAGGTAACGGAAGATGAGCTGGTGGTGCTCCAGCAGATGTTCTTTGGTGTCATCATCTGTGCACTGGCCACGTTGGCTGCCAAGGGCGACTTGGTCTTCACTGCCATCTTCATCGGGGCTGTGGCAGCCATGACTGGCTACTGGCTATCCGAGCGCAGTGACCGAGTGCTGgagggcttcatcaagggcagATAA